Genomic DNA from Lentimicrobiaceae bacterium:
AGGATGTCTTGTACTTTTGTGGCATCCTTTACCCTGTCGGAAATATGAATGCCGATTATTGTTATTTCTTTCATTGCATTAATGATTAAAAACCATTTTTTGTACTTCAATACCCCGGACTTCGGATAATGCCTTTTCAAAGCGTACACATTCTTCCGCATTGCCGCCCAAATGCAAAATTATTATTCCTGTCCGGCTACAGGTGTTTTCACTCAATTCGTGAAAACCCAGCCGCGATTGGATAACATGGGCATATTGGGTCAGTAACACCTGCGTTTGTCCGGCTTCTTTAATGCGGTCGGTAATTAAAAGGCCTATTATTCTTGTTTCCTTCATAAAAATTATTTTTTACCTGGTATCCTTTATTAAAAAAATTTAGAAATACAAATCTCGTTCCCCTTGTTTAATTTTTTCAATCCGGTTACGAATTTCCTGCACATCCTGATGATGTTTTTCAAGGTCAGCCAGGTTATCTTCAATAAGTTTCCAGCCTTTGCTGCGTAAGTTTTCTGAAGCATAATCCACCAGGTATTCCGTCAGGGTAAGGATAGCATTTGGTGAGCAATATTTTTTGATAAATCCAGGAACTGAAAATTCCATAAAATGTTCGCCGGTACGTCCCAAGCGGTAACAAGCCGTACAAAATGAAGGGATATAACCCTGATCGAGGAGTTCATCAATAATTTCATTAAGCGGACGGTCGTCGTTAATCTGAAATTGTTCACGGTGAAGGTTCTGATTTTTATGTTCATCTTCGGCGTAAGCTCCAATTTCAAGTTTTGTGCCACCGTCTATCTGCGAAACTCCAAATTGCATAATTTCCTTGCGAAGTTTTGCCGGTTCACGTGCGGTTAAAATCATACCGGTGTAAGGAACTGCCAGACGAAGTATTGCTACCAATTTGGCAAAATCTTTATCCGAAACATGGTATTCGTCCTTAAGTTGCAGATTTGACGCATCTTTTATACGGGGAAATGAAATAGTGTGCGGACCCACATTATAACAAGTTTCAAAATGATTGGTATGACGCACCAACCCCATTACTTCGAAACGCCAGTCGTAAAGGTTGAATAATGCTCCTATGCCAACATCATCAATTCCGGCTTCCTGGGCGCGGTCGAGAGAGGTTAACCTCCATTCAAAATCTTTTTTAATGCCTCCAAGATGGTAGCGTTTATAAATTTCGGGATGATATGTTTCCTGAAAAATCTGGTAAGTTCCGATTTTGGCAGATTTTACCTTCCGGAAACCTTCAATATCCAATGGTGCAGCATTGATGTTTACGCGGCGAATTTCCCCGTTTCCCTTTTTAACTCCATAAACCACATCCACTGTGTGGGCAATGTATTCAGGCGAATATTCGGGATGTTCCCCGTAAACCAAAATAAGCCGTTTTTGCCCGGTATCCTCTAAATTTTCAACAGTTTTTATCAACTCCTGGTCGGTTAGCGTCCGTCGTATCTGGTCTTTGTTCGAAGTTCGGAATCCACAATACTGGCAATTATTAATGCATTTATTTCCGATGTAAAGCGGAGCAAACAGCACTATACGGTTGCCATAAATACGTTTTTTAAGCTCACGGGCTCCTTCTTTTATTTGCTCAACCAGTTCGGGCTCTGTTGCATTTATAAGGACAGCAGTTTCTTCGAGAGTTAACCGTTTTTTATCAAGCGATTTGGCAATAACATCGGCTACTCTGAACTTATCTGATTTAGTATTATTTATATAATCCCAAATTTCGTCCGGGTCAATAAAGTTTTTCATTCGTTGGTCGGGAATCCGGCATTTTTCAGGCGTAAAAATCATCGTACTTTCTCCTGTTTCGTTTCAATTAATGACACAAAATTAACATTAATACCCGCGTATTGTTGCTAATTATAGGAAATAATTTTTAAAAAGATTACTTTTGCAACGTTTAAAAAGCGGAAGTAGTTCAGCGGTAGAATATCGGCTTCCCAAGCCGAGGGTCGCGGGTTCGAATCCCGTTTTCCGCTCATTTTTGTTTGTAATATTGTTGGATATGAAGAACCTATTTATCAAGATTCAACTCATAATAGTTGCTTTTCTGGGCTTTGCTTTCCTCAACTCATGCAATCCCTCGCAACAAAAGAAAGAAAAACTTACACAAATAGGTATAAAGGATACCGTGTGGGGGCAAACTACAGATGGGAAGCAGGTACATTTATTTACGCTGCAAAATGCAAAAGGTATGGTTGTAAAAATTACCGATTTCGGTGGGATTGTAACCTCCATACTTGCTCCGGACAAAGATGGAAAATTTGACGATGTAGTATTGGGCTTCGACAGCCTTGCTCCCTATTTTATTAATAATCCGCATTTTGGTGGAATAATAGGCAGATACGCCAACCGCATCGGCAATGCAACTTTTATTCTTGATGGGAAAAAATACCGGCTTGTAGCCAACGATGGGAAAAACACTCTTCACGGCGGGGTAGTGGGATTTGATAAAAAACTTTGGTCTGCCGAAAAATTTAGTGATTCAACTAAAGTAGGCATTCATTTATCGTTGCTTAGCCCTGACGGTGACCAAGGTTTCCCTGGTAACCTGAAGGTAACTGTTACTTACACACTCACAAATGCAAACGAATTAAAAATTGACTACGAAGCCACAACCGACAAAGCTACCCCTATCAACCTTACTCACCACAGTTATTTTAACCTTGCCGGAGCAGGAAACGGTAATATCCTCGCTCAGTCTGTAATGATTAATGCCGAAGAATATGTTCCTGTTAATTCAAGCCTTATCCCTACGGGAGAAATGAAAACCATCCGTGGTACCGATATGAATTTTTTAAATGCCCATCCTATTGGCGAACGCATTAACAATATACCGGGTGTACCAGGCGGATACGACCATACATATGTAATCAGGCATAAAAAAGGCGACCTGAATTTGGCTGCCACTGCTTATGATTTTGTTAATAAACGGTTTTTAGAAATTCTCACTACCGAACCTGGAGTACAATTTTATACAGGAAACTTTCTCGATGGAACATTAACGGGAAAAGGAAGTAAAGTGTATAATAAATATTATGGTTTTTGTTTCGAAACACAGCACTTTCCTGATTCGCCTAACCAACCTGATTTTCCGAGTACCATTTTGAAACCGGGCGAAATCTTCACCTCACATACGGTTTACCAGTTTTCGGTAAGATAAAAAATATCCTTATAGGACACTTTTTTAGTCTAAAGAAATTCAAATAATATTCTTCCAGAAGTTATAAAAGCAGTAGCGGGAAACATCTCTTTCCGAGGTGTTTCCCGCTTACCGTTTACTAACCGTAGTTACTAAATGGTTTCAAGCTACTGTTATTCCGACTGACTGCAACGTTTTCTCTCTTTCGGGAGGTAATTGTTTGTCCCAGGGTGCCTGTGGAATAGCCACTTCCGTGAAAGCAGATATTTTCCCCTTTTTCCCCTATCCTTCTACTTATTTCAGGTCAGAATTGTTTTTCAACTTTCCTTTCCTTCTTCGGGTGCATTATTGCAAGAACTTTTACAAGCTGTTGTTTTCTACCCCCTACTTCAGTTTCGGATTCGCCTTTTATCTCTTGCTTGATGATATAAAATTACAAAATATAATTAGTATAAATCAAGTTTTTAACCTTATAAATATCCACAATTTGCCAACAGGGTTTATCAACAGTTGTTTATATCTTTCTTGAAAAATATTTTTTTAATTTAATGTATTACAATTTGTTATATAATTACAAATCGTCTTGACAAAATGATATCCCCATAGATATTTGTTATCAATCGGGTAAGTATTGCAACAGTAGCTTTCCTTTTTTGATCCGAAGAAGTTTACACCTGATCTTTTTCCCCTGAAAACTCTGGAAAGTTGCAGGATTTTCGACGGAAAATTCCCCTTCAAAACCCAATGTATCTTTTACAATGGCATAGTTTTCCGGTTTCCCTGTTTTTTTGTGTATGCGCTGTGCTGTTTCAATAAAAAGGAAATAATATATTTTGCCTTCGCGATAAAAAGGGTGTTGTGGCTCGAGGAAAATTTTTCCGGTACAATTTATTTTATCTACCCGGCAACGCAGAGTTTGTCCCATTGTAAAATCATATTTTTTATAATAGCAGGAGGGTACGAGATGCCGCATATCCGTGGGGTCCTCCAATACAAAATATTCTGAATTATCAGCAAGCAAAATGGTATCTTTCAAGAGAAAGAAGTACCATTTTCCTACCTTTAGTTTTTTCCTCCGGAAAATTAACGACATCCAACGCATCTGTGCATAATAAAGAAGCGCTCAAAAGTAAAAAAAACATTTAAAACGCAACAACCCGCTTACCTGAATTAAGTAAGTGCACGGGTAACCATTTCTGCAGCTTCCTGTAAAAGTGTAGCAGAAAAAACTTTTAGATCTGACTGTTCAATAAGCTGCCGGGCTTCCACAGCATTGGTACCTTGCAATCTTACAATGATTGGAATTTTAATATCGCCAATATTTTTATAGGCATCAATAATTCCTTGTGCAACACGGTCACAACGTACAATGCCCCCAAAAATATTTACTAAGATTACTTTTACATTCGGGTCTTTTAAAATAATACGGAAAGCCTGTTCAACCCGGGCGGCATTTGCAGTACCTCCTACATCCAGAAAATTGGCGGGTTCGCCTCCATAAAGTTTAATGATATCCATGGTTGCCATCGCCAAACCGGCACCATTTACCATACAACCCACATTTCCGTTCAGTTTTACATAATTGAGATGATTCTGGGTAGCTTCCACTTCTATAATATCTTCTTCACGAATATCGCGCATACTGGCATACTCAGGATGACGAAATAAAGCATTGTTGTCGAGGCGTATTTTGGCATCGGCAGCTATAATGTTATTGTCAGATGTTTTTACCATTGGGTTGATTTCAAGTAAAGTAGCATCAGAATTGCGATAAGCATTGTATAAAGCCCTGATAAACCGCAACATTTTCGTATACGCTTTTCCTGTAAGCTGAAGATTGCAGGCAATCTTACGGCACTGGTACTCCTGTAAACCTACGCAGCGTTCTATTTCTTCAATAAAAATTCTATCTGGTCTTTTTTCAGCCACTTCTTCAATATCCATCCCTCCTTCGGGCGAATACATAATCATGGTTTTATTAGTATTGCGGTTGAGCAGGATGCTTAGGTAAAACTCTTGTGTTTCAAATTCACCGGGGTAATAAATATTCTGTTCTACGAGCACCTGGTTTACCAACTTGCCTTCGGTACTGGTTTGTGGTGTAACCAGATGCATTCCGATGATTTGATTGGCTTTTTCACGTACGTCCTCAAGTGATTTGGCAATTTTTACGCCACCTCCCTTGCCACGTCCTCCGGCATGTATCTGAGCTTTTATCGCCCAACGGTCAGAATCGGTAAGCAACTGGATAACTTCGGCTGCTTTCACTGCTTTTTCAGGGGTTTCTGCAACCATTCCTTCGGGTACGGTAACCCCAAAACTTTTTAAAATTTGCTTTGCCTGGTACTCATGGAGGTTCATGGCATTATTTTTTTGAGTGAGATGATTAATTTGTACCAAAAATAAATAAAAATCATATTGGATATAAACAAAAATATAATTGTCAATACGAAGAATTTGTTCATTTTGTATCTTTGTAAAAAAGGAAATTCATGCGGATAGAATTAATAAAGACAGATATTACCCTGTTGCAGGCTGATGTCATAATAAATGCGGCTATTTGAGTTTGCTGGAAGATTGAGGTGTGGATGGTACTATCCACCGCAGCATTGGTTGAGGAATGCAAAATGCTGCACGGTTGCCCCGTAGGGGAAAGATTATCGTTTACCGGCTCGTTATCGGCAAGCATAAACCGTTCCGAAGATAACTACTACTTAAAAATAGACTTTAAAAAGTTTCAAGTTTTATTGCTTTTTATATCTTTGCAAGCACTAAAACAATTGGATGTTTACCTTTAATTCGGATATTGTTCTGTAAACAATCTGTACTTTTTGTGTAGATTGTATCTTTGTTTGTTCTCGGATAATCCTTTTCGAGAACAGTTTTCTATTAAATTAATTTAAGTTTTAATCTGCGTACAATGATGAAAGCATTGTGATGCTTTTCATGTATGCAACAAAATAAAAGAAAATGAACAACAAAAAACAAACAATTCACGACTTTGACTTGAATATTATTTATGATTTTTTTTCAAAAACAGAACGTCAAGGTCCCGGAAGTCCCGGAGAAACGCTTAAAGCATTGGGTTTTATAGGCGGTCTTACCGAAAAGTCCAAAATTGCCGATATTGGTTGTGGAACAGGTGGTCAAACAATAGTATTAGGAGAAAACACACCGTGTGAAATTATCGGTGTTGATGCTTGGCCCGATTTTATAAATCAATTCAACCAAAATGCCCAAATCAAAAATCTTCAAGATAGAGTGAAAGGCATTGTCGGCAATATGGAAAATCTTCCGTTTCAAGAGGGTGAATTTGACTTGATTTGGTCGGAAGGAGCGATTTATAACATTGGATTTGAGCGTGGACTGAACGAGTGGCGAAAATTTCTGAAACAGGGCGGATATATCGCAGTTACGGAAAACACTTGGTTTACCGAAGAGCGACCTGTCGAAATTCAGGATTTTTGGCAAAAAGCCTATCCTGAAATAGATACTATCCCGAATAAGGTTGCTCAAATGCAAAAAGCAGGTTATCTTCCAGTTGCCACATATATCTTGCCCGAAACTATTTGGACAGACTATTATACTTGGCAAACCTTGAGACGAAAATCCTTTCTGAAAAAATATAACGGCAACAAAGCCATAGAAGAATTTGTCGCTTCCATGCGATATGAGGCAGAGTTATATTACAAATATAAAGCATATTATGGCTATATGTTTTATATCGGGAAGAAGATTTAAAGTATGATGAAATCAGCCGTAAATATGCGGTTTGATTAAAATGTGAAATTGAAAATTCCTTTCGTGTGTGAGCTTTTACGCACGAAAGGTTTTTTAGCTAATTTTGAGAAATGACAATTGGAAAAATGCCAGCCAAGCGGTATATTATTCATACAGCAGGTCGGGTATGAAGGGGAGAAAACCATAACGAAAAAATGCTGTTAGCTTCGTACCATAAGACCATTACAAAAACCTTTTCAGGCTTCGACGATATTTAGTCCGACAACTGATTAATAGTAGGTTGTCATTTTGAGTGTAGTCAAAAAATAAATAAAACACAATTTTTATAACAGTCTCATTACCAACAATCTCTCCTGTCCGGCAACATTTGTATTTTTTATAAATAAAAATTTTTATCGAAAATTTTATTATATTTGTCTGCAAATAGAACGATTAGCGGGATATAGAGTCTCTTCCAGAATTCTATGCAGAAGCAGGTATGTCTGAGTAGCCAGAAAAAAAATTCATAGCTAACGTAAGTACGTCATGATTGTTACAAAGGAAATCCATGTAAGCGGGATGCAATGTACCGGTTGCGTAACAATTATTGAGGAGGCGTTATATCAAATTGACGGCATCCTTTTCGCTAAAGCAGATTATGATAAAGCTACCGTAGAGGTTAGCTTTGATGCTGACAAAACCGGTTGGGACGCTATTCAGCAAGCCTGTGCCGCCAAGGGATACACTTTGGAAATATTCCCGGTATCCAACTTTCAAAAAAAGATAAAAATAATCCTTTCGTTATTGGCTCTGGCGGGCTTGTTTGCCGTGATTATGCTTGCCCGTAAATTCGGGACGCGGTTAAGTTTGCCTGAAATTAATTCGCAAACCGGCAACGGAATGATATTCCTGGTGGGTTTG
This window encodes:
- the hydG gene encoding [FeFe] hydrogenase H-cluster radical SAM maturase HydG gives rise to the protein MIFTPEKCRIPDQRMKNFIDPDEIWDYINNTKSDKFRVADVIAKSLDKKRLTLEETAVLINATEPELVEQIKEGARELKKRIYGNRIVLFAPLYIGNKCINNCQYCGFRTSNKDQIRRTLTDQELIKTVENLEDTGQKRLILVYGEHPEYSPEYIAHTVDVVYGVKKGNGEIRRVNINAAPLDIEGFRKVKSAKIGTYQIFQETYHPEIYKRYHLGGIKKDFEWRLTSLDRAQEAGIDDVGIGALFNLYDWRFEVMGLVRHTNHFETCYNVGPHTISFPRIKDASNLQLKDEYHVSDKDFAKLVAILRLAVPYTGMILTAREPAKLRKEIMQFGVSQIDGGTKLEIGAYAEDEHKNQNLHREQFQINDDRPLNEIIDELLDQGYIPSFCTACYRLGRTGEHFMEFSVPGFIKKYCSPNAILTLTEYLVDYASENLRSKGWKLIEDNLADLEKHHQDVQEIRNRIEKIKQGERDLYF
- a CDS encoding galactose mutarotase, which translates into the protein MKNLFIKIQLIIVAFLGFAFLNSCNPSQQKKEKLTQIGIKDTVWGQTTDGKQVHLFTLQNAKGMVVKITDFGGIVTSILAPDKDGKFDDVVLGFDSLAPYFINNPHFGGIIGRYANRIGNATFILDGKKYRLVANDGKNTLHGGVVGFDKKLWSAEKFSDSTKVGIHLSLLSPDGDQGFPGNLKVTVTYTLTNANELKIDYEATTDKATPINLTHHSYFNLAGAGNGNILAQSVMINAEEYVPVNSSLIPTGEMKTIRGTDMNFLNAHPIGERINNIPGVPGGYDHTYVIRHKKGDLNLAATAYDFVNKRFLEILTTEPGVQFYTGNFLDGTLTGKGSKVYNKYYGFCFETQHFPDSPNQPDFPSTILKPGEIFTSHTVYQFSVR
- the sucC gene encoding ADP-forming succinate--CoA ligase subunit beta, which produces MNLHEYQAKQILKSFGVTVPEGMVAETPEKAVKAAEVIQLLTDSDRWAIKAQIHAGGRGKGGGVKIAKSLEDVREKANQIIGMHLVTPQTSTEGKLVNQVLVEQNIYYPGEFETQEFYLSILLNRNTNKTMIMYSPEGGMDIEEVAEKRPDRIFIEEIERCVGLQEYQCRKIACNLQLTGKAYTKMLRFIRALYNAYRNSDATLLEINPMVKTSDNNIIAADAKIRLDNNALFRHPEYASMRDIREEDIIEVEATQNHLNYVKLNGNVGCMVNGAGLAMATMDIIKLYGGEPANFLDVGGTANAARVEQAFRIILKDPNVKVILVNIFGGIVRCDRVAQGIIDAYKNIGDIKIPIIVRLQGTNAVEARQLIEQSDLKVFSATLLQEAAEMVTRALT
- a CDS encoding class I SAM-dependent methyltransferase; its protein translation is MNNKKQTIHDFDLNIIYDFFSKTERQGPGSPGETLKALGFIGGLTEKSKIADIGCGTGGQTIVLGENTPCEIIGVDAWPDFINQFNQNAQIKNLQDRVKGIVGNMENLPFQEGEFDLIWSEGAIYNIGFERGLNEWRKFLKQGGYIAVTENTWFTEERPVEIQDFWQKAYPEIDTIPNKVAQMQKAGYLPVATYILPETIWTDYYTWQTLRRKSFLKKYNGNKAIEEFVASMRYEAELYYKYKAYYGYMFYIGKKI